The DNA region AAAAAATTGAAGGTGAAAACTCTGAATTGTCAGCTGAAAAGCAGCCAATAAAATTTGCTAGAGTAGATTCTGATTTTATTGATAACCTTATCAAAAAAGACGAAGAACAAATTTCTAAATTATCTGATGAAGAAAAGACTAAGCTAAAAGAAATTGTTGAGGGGATTGTACCTAAAGAAAAATACACGGTACAATTGGAAGCTTTAGACTCTAAAGCCAATCCGTTTGTGATAACCATTCCTGAATTTATGCGTAGAATGAAAGAGATGAGCCAAACTGGAGGTGGTGGCATGATGGGAATGAGTAATTTCCCTGAAATGTACAATTTGGTGGTGAATACCAATAATGACTTGATGCAGAAAATCTTAAAAGCCAAAGGGAAAAAAGAAGAATATGTAAATCAGGCCTTAGACTTGGCAAAACTGTCTCAAAACCTATTAAAAGGTAAAGATTTGACCAGTTTTATCAAACGTAGTTTCGACCTTATGAAATAAATAGGTATTAATCCCGTTAGGGCTCGGGATAGAATTTTGAACCGCTTTTCTTTGATAAGAAAAGCGGTTTTTTATCGTAATTAAATTTAACTTAAATTACCTTTACGGTATATAAGAAATGGTAAAAGAAACCTTAAAAAATATAGAATTATTTATAAAAGGGGCTAGTTTTTACAGAGGTATTGTATTAACAATTGCTGTAATCATCCCAATGGTTTTGTTATATGTTATAGATCAAACATCAATTATCTTACCTATTGTTTTCGGAACTTTTGTAAATGCACCAAGTGATATTCCAGGAAGTTTGAAACGAAAAGTGAATGGAATTTTAATCAGTATTGTATTGACGGTAGCGGTTACTGCAATAGTTTTATTTGCCAAACCCTATTTTTTTATATTATTGATTGTACTTGCTTTTTTATCCTTTTTTTGTGCAATGATTGCCATATATGGCTTTAGAGGATCGTTAATTGCATTTTCTGGATTGTTGGCCATGGTATTGGCTCTAGCAGTAAAGAACCTATATGGTGTGGATATTTTATTGCATGCTGGCTTTATGATAATTGGTGGCTTATGGTATCTATTATTTTCATTTCTGTTAAACAGAATATCTTCTAAAAAAGACGAGAAACAGCTACTCTCAGAAGCTTTAGACTTAACTGGAGAATACTTGGAAATAAGGGGTGAATTGTTGGTGGAAAGAGAGCAACATGATACACTTTTCAAAAAGATTTTAGAATTACAGACCAAAATTAACGAAAAGCACGAAACCCTTAGAGAATCGTTATTTATAAAAAGAAAGAAATCTGGTCGCTCCCATTACGAAGAAAAACGATTGCTCATCTTTATTTCGTTGGTAGATATTTTAGAACTTGCTATTGCAAATACTATTGATTACTCAAAAATCGACATACTGTTTAAGCCTGAAAAAAGAGACTTGATAGCATTTAAAGAAGTCAATAAGGCTATGGGTAATCATTTAAGGATGTTGTCAGAAAAAATCATAAATAATGATAAGGTTCCTTCTAAGAACACCTTGCTAATAGTTTTTGAAAAAGCAGAGCAAACTATTGAAAATTACGTGAACGAAATAGGTCTGCCAAAGGCTAGAGAAGGAGCATTGACTTTACGAAATCTTTATAGTTACCAGTTGCAATTGTTAGACCAAATCAGAGCTATCAGAAGAGCAATGTCAAATGTTGAAAATGCATCTAAATTATCGTTGAAAAGGCAGGATGCGAGCCAGTTTATTACACTGCAAGAATACAGTTTTTCATTGCTTTTCGAGCATTTAAGTTTTAAGTCTACTATTTTTAGACATGCTTTGCGTTTAAGTGTAACCGTAGTAACTGCATATTTATTAGGGAGTTTTTTAGACATAAAAAATGCGTATTGGATAATTCTGACCCTAATCGTTATTATGCGACCTAATTATGGACTGACCAAAGAGCGTTCTCTAAATAGAATTATTGGAACTGTAATTGGGGCTGCGGTTGCTGCATTGATTATTTTTACAACCCAAAACATAATTGTCTATGGTGTTTTGGCCATATTATCATTAACTTTTGCTTTTTCGTTAATTCAACAAAACTACAAAGCCGGAGCAGCTTTTATTACGCTGCATGTTATTTTTGTGTATGCATTATTACAACCTGATGCATTTGAAGTAATAGGTTACCGTGTGTTGGATACTTTAATTGGAGCAATATTGGCAGTCATTGCAAACTATATACTTTGGCCATTATGGGAGTTTAGGAATTTGGATCAGGATATTTTAGAGGTGCTTAAAAGAAATGATAATTATCTGTTGGCAACCAAAGAAATGTACAATTCAAAAAACGCACTTCATCCGCAATATAAAGTGCCTAGAAAAGAGGCCTTTTTGGCAATGAGTGAATTAAACGCTGCATTTCAGAAAGTAACAGAAGACCCTAGGTCTAAACAAAAAGAATTTTCTCTTATCTATGATATTGTTACGTTAAATCATACTATTATATCAGCTATTGCTTCTTTGGGAAGTTTTATTCAAAAACACGAGGTGAATTCCCTAAAAGAGCAGTTTGATGTTTTTATAGAACACCTAAGTAATACGTTGAAAGAAACTGCTAATATTTTAGATAAAAATAAAAAATTAGAAATTACCGCTCAGGATAGTGTAGAAACTGCAAAAGAAGAGTTATTGGATAACTACGTTAATTTAGCTAATGAGCGAAATCAAGAAATACAATCTGGTCAATTGGGCATTAAAAAAGAAATGCTTATCAATTTGCAAGAAGCACATCTACTGTACAATCAGTTAATTTGGCTAAAAAACTTAACGGAAAATCTTAAAAAAGCAACGTTTAAATATAAAAATGTTTTACGATAATTCTATATACTCAATCTTTTGTTAAAATAGTTTTTCAGTATAATAATTTGTACTAAAAAAAGCACAGATACTATTGTAGCTGCATAAATTGTTGTATTAGAAAAATTTAATTCAGGTATAAGATTTTTGCTAAAATCAAGTTCGAAATAATTCATCCATTTTGATTTTGCTAGGTTTCCGTAAAGCGTTATGTAGGTTAACAGTGCAATTATTGAAACACAAATAAGTACCCATATTTTTTTTGAAATTAGCGGTTTGTACTCAAATACTTTTTGCTGGTTCATTTGCTCAACTTGAGCCATAATGGTATTTGAAAAATCTGTAGATGTTGAATGTAATTCATTATCAAGCATCACCTTATCTATTAATTTTTCTATATTTTTACTTTCTTCCGTATTCATAATGCTCTATTATTTCTGGTGATAACCTTTTTTTTAAAATAGTTGCTAATTTTTTTCTACTTCTAAACAGTTTCACTTTTATATTATTTGGTTTTAAATTAACAATTTTTGCTATTTCATCCAATGATAAATCTTCAAAATAATACAAGGTTAATAAAAAACTATCCTCACTTGGTAGCAATTGCATACAATTTTTAATCGCAATTTTTCTTTCTTCTTGCTCCATTGTGTCCAATACATTTTCCAGTGTTTTAATTTGGTTTTCGGTAAATTCATTAATGGCCACGGTTTGTTGTTGTCGTTTTGTCTTTTTTAAACGATCCAAGCATGTATTATAGGCAATACTGTAGAGCCAAGTTGAAAATTTTGATTCTCCTTTAAATTTATTTAATGACTTAAAAGCCTTTATAAACGTATCTTGGCTTATTTCTTCAGCTTCCTCCTTGTTTTTAACCATCCGCAACGCTAACGTATATACCAAATCCTTATAACAATTAACTAATACTGAGTATTTCTGAGTATCACCATCTAGTATTTCTGTTATATAATTTTGGTCACTGATTTCGGTCATATAACTATATGACTTCAAAAAATAAGTTTTGGTTACACTTTTATTGAAAAAATATGTTGTTAAATCTGTAACCATAATTAAAAGTGTACCGTCATAAACAATATAACACATTAAAATTAATCAATTAAAATTTAACTAATTATGGGATCAGAAGTAATCATATTACCATTAATCTTTGCAGGAATTTTCGGAATTTTCTATTTGTATTTTACAACAAGGAATAAAGAACGGATGGCACTAATTGAAAAAGGAGCAGATGCAAAGATATTTGCTAGAGGTAGAGAACATACGGCTCCAGTATGGAAAGTTTTGACGCTTAATTTGGCATTGTTGCTGATGGGGATAGGTGCAGGTATTGTTATTGGAGGAATTCTTCATCAAAACCTTAATGACCCGCAGCATATTATAATGCCAGGTACAATTTTCTTAATGGCTGGTACTGGCTTACTAGTCGGATTCTTTTTAACAAAGAACTTAGATAAAGAATAGATTTCTTTTAGTAATTGACAACAACAAAAAATCCGCTTTAAAAGCGGATTTTTTGTTGTTTTATTCTATAGAGAAATCAAAATAAGTATCAGGATAAGGCTCTTTAGCTAACGTAAAATGCCACCATTCTTTTTCATGTGGCTTAAAACCGTGTTTTACCATTCTACGTTGTAACATTAATCGAATGG from Aureibaculum sp. 2308TA14-22 includes:
- a CDS encoding FUSC family protein, producing the protein MVKETLKNIELFIKGASFYRGIVLTIAVIIPMVLLYVIDQTSIILPIVFGTFVNAPSDIPGSLKRKVNGILISIVLTVAVTAIVLFAKPYFFILLIVLAFLSFFCAMIAIYGFRGSLIAFSGLLAMVLALAVKNLYGVDILLHAGFMIIGGLWYLLFSFLLNRISSKKDEKQLLSEALDLTGEYLEIRGELLVEREQHDTLFKKILELQTKINEKHETLRESLFIKRKKSGRSHYEEKRLLIFISLVDILELAIANTIDYSKIDILFKPEKRDLIAFKEVNKAMGNHLRMLSEKIINNDKVPSKNTLLIVFEKAEQTIENYVNEIGLPKAREGALTLRNLYSYQLQLLDQIRAIRRAMSNVENASKLSLKRQDASQFITLQEYSFSLLFEHLSFKSTIFRHALRLSVTVVTAYLLGSFLDIKNAYWIILTLIVIMRPNYGLTKERSLNRIIGTVIGAAVAALIIFTTQNIIVYGVLAILSLTFAFSLIQQNYKAGAAFITLHVIFVYALLQPDAFEVIGYRVLDTLIGAILAVIANYILWPLWEFRNLDQDILEVLKRNDNYLLATKEMYNSKNALHPQYKVPRKEAFLAMSELNAAFQKVTEDPRSKQKEFSLIYDIVTLNHTIISAIASLGSFIQKHEVNSLKEQFDVFIEHLSNTLKETANILDKNKKLEITAQDSVETAKEELLDNYVNLANERNQEIQSGQLGIKKEMLINLQEAHLLYNQLIWLKNLTENLKKATFKYKNVLR
- a CDS encoding RNA polymerase sigma factor yields the protein MKSYSYMTEISDQNYITEILDGDTQKYSVLVNCYKDLVYTLALRMVKNKEEAEEISQDTFIKAFKSLNKFKGESKFSTWLYSIAYNTCLDRLKKTKRQQQTVAINEFTENQIKTLENVLDTMEQEERKIAIKNCMQLLPSEDSFLLTLYYFEDLSLDEIAKIVNLKPNNIKVKLFRSRKKLATILKKRLSPEIIEHYEYGRK
- a CDS encoding DUF6249 domain-containing protein, translated to MGSEVIILPLIFAGIFGIFYLYFTTRNKERMALIEKGADAKIFARGREHTAPVWKVLTLNLALLLMGIGAGIVIGGILHQNLNDPQHIIMPGTIFLMAGTGLLVGFFLTKNLDKE